A region from the Desulfoglaeba alkanexedens ALDC genome encodes:
- a CDS encoding valine--tRNA ligase, whose protein sequence is MNDGTLPKTYEFEDVEPRCYERWLKLDCFRANPASDRPSFSMVIPPPNVTGQLHMGHALNNTIQDILARYKRLKGFEVLWVPGTDHAGIATQNVVERELSREGLTRHDVGREAFLEKVWQWREKYGGIIINQLKRLGASCDWSRERFTMDEGLSRAVRRVFVTLYEDGLIYRGERMINWCPRCMTALANIEVEGEEVAGHLYHVRYPLLNGKRALVVATTRPETMLGDAAVAVHPEDPRYADAVGRQVLVPLADRAIPVIADPYVDREFGTGALKITPAHDFNDFEIGQRHGLPLYRVIGENGAMTEEAGAYRGLDRYACRKRVLEDLKKGGFLVKVEDYTHRVGHCYRCRSAVEPMLSLQWFVKTKPLAERAMEAVKRGDTRIVPEKWERDYFNWLENIEDWCISRQIWWGHRIPAWYCRDCGGVNVSLKDADRCQACGGDRLDQDGDVLDTWFSSALWPFSTMGWPENTPELHKFYPTSVLVTAFDILFFWVARMMMMGLNFMQEVPFRDVYVHALVRDAQGQKMSKSKGNVIDPLVMMDRYGTDALRFALTAFAVQGRDIKLSEDRIEGYRHFVNKIWNAARLVLMNLKGSSLTHEIPENPERLGHRWILSRLQQVIKDVEAALEGYHFNVYAQTLYQFFWHEYCDWYLEIIKPDLYGDDPRAKAIAQTVAAQILRKILVMLHPVMPFVTEEIYQRLPEARETIMWEPFPLVEESRVDAEAEARMGLLMEVITNIRNIRGEMNVAPSARLEVVCLCERAEDAALLDAYRFMVEDLARLSRLEAAPTGTRGKPRVAASAVTGGAEIFVLLEGILDFESEAQRLQKEITKLEKEIVAARKKLSNEDFLTKAPSDVVEKEKEKAARLGEKIAKMRVHFSRIETIRQSAAVH, encoded by the coding sequence ATGAACGACGGCACCCTGCCCAAGACCTATGAATTCGAAGACGTGGAACCGCGCTGTTACGAGCGATGGCTGAAACTGGACTGCTTTCGAGCGAACCCGGCCTCCGACCGACCGTCTTTCAGCATGGTGATTCCTCCTCCCAACGTGACCGGCCAGCTTCACATGGGCCACGCGTTGAACAACACGATCCAAGACATTCTCGCCCGGTACAAGCGCCTCAAGGGCTTCGAAGTCCTCTGGGTACCGGGAACGGACCACGCCGGCATCGCCACGCAGAACGTGGTCGAAAGGGAACTTAGCCGGGAAGGCCTCACCCGCCACGATGTCGGCCGGGAGGCGTTCCTTGAGAAGGTATGGCAGTGGCGGGAAAAATACGGCGGGATCATCATCAACCAGTTGAAGCGGCTGGGAGCGTCGTGCGATTGGAGCCGCGAACGGTTCACCATGGATGAAGGCCTTTCCCGCGCCGTCCGCCGCGTCTTCGTCACCCTCTATGAAGACGGCCTCATCTACCGCGGCGAACGGATGATCAACTGGTGCCCGCGCTGCATGACGGCACTCGCCAACATCGAGGTGGAAGGCGAGGAAGTGGCGGGCCACCTCTACCATGTGCGCTATCCCCTGCTGAACGGAAAGCGGGCCTTGGTGGTGGCCACCACGCGGCCGGAAACCATGCTGGGAGACGCGGCGGTGGCGGTCCACCCGGAAGACCCGCGCTACGCCGACGCCGTCGGTCGTCAGGTGCTCGTCCCGCTGGCCGACCGGGCCATCCCGGTCATCGCCGACCCGTACGTGGACCGGGAATTCGGTACTGGAGCCCTCAAGATCACGCCCGCCCACGATTTCAACGATTTCGAGATCGGACAGAGGCATGGCCTGCCTCTCTACCGGGTCATCGGTGAAAACGGTGCCATGACCGAAGAAGCTGGCGCGTACCGGGGACTCGATCGCTACGCCTGCCGGAAGCGTGTCCTGGAGGATCTCAAAAAAGGCGGTTTCCTGGTAAAGGTGGAGGATTACACGCATCGGGTCGGCCACTGTTACCGCTGCCGCAGCGCCGTGGAACCAATGCTTTCCCTCCAGTGGTTCGTGAAGACCAAGCCGCTGGCCGAAAGAGCCATGGAAGCCGTCAAGAGGGGAGATACTCGGATCGTTCCCGAAAAGTGGGAAAGGGACTACTTCAACTGGCTCGAAAACATCGAGGACTGGTGCATCAGCCGGCAGATCTGGTGGGGGCACCGCATTCCTGCGTGGTACTGCCGGGATTGCGGCGGGGTCAACGTTTCGCTGAAAGACGCCGACCGTTGCCAGGCCTGCGGCGGCGACCGCCTCGACCAAGACGGAGACGTGCTCGACACCTGGTTCAGTTCGGCCCTGTGGCCCTTTTCCACCATGGGATGGCCTGAGAACACCCCGGAGCTGCACAAGTTCTACCCCACCTCGGTTCTCGTCACCGCCTTCGATATCCTGTTCTTCTGGGTCGCCCGCATGATGATGATGGGCCTCAACTTCATGCAGGAAGTCCCGTTCCGCGATGTCTACGTCCATGCCCTGGTGAGAGACGCCCAAGGGCAGAAGATGAGCAAGTCCAAGGGGAACGTCATCGATCCACTGGTGATGATGGACCGTTACGGTACCGACGCCCTCCGCTTCGCGCTCACCGCCTTCGCCGTCCAGGGGCGGGACATCAAGTTGTCCGAAGACCGCATCGAAGGCTACCGCCATTTCGTGAACAAGATCTGGAACGCCGCCCGGCTGGTCCTGATGAACCTAAAAGGTTCAAGCCTTACGCACGAAATCCCCGAGAATCCGGAACGGCTCGGTCACCGTTGGATCCTGAGCCGGCTGCAGCAGGTCATAAAGGACGTGGAAGCCGCTCTGGAGGGTTACCATTTCAACGTCTACGCTCAGACGCTTTATCAGTTTTTTTGGCATGAATACTGCGATTGGTATCTCGAGATCATCAAGCCGGACCTCTACGGCGACGACCCCCGAGCTAAAGCCATCGCTCAGACGGTCGCCGCGCAGATCCTGCGGAAGATCCTCGTGATGCTCCACCCCGTCATGCCCTTCGTTACGGAAGAAATCTACCAGCGGCTTCCGGAAGCTCGGGAAACCATCATGTGGGAGCCTTTCCCGCTTGTGGAAGAATCAAGAGTGGACGCCGAAGCCGAGGCCCGCATGGGTCTTCTGATGGAGGTCATTACGAACATCCGGAACATTCGGGGCGAGATGAACGTCGCGCCGTCGGCCCGCCTGGAGGTGGTGTGCCTGTGCGAAAGGGCGGAAGATGCCGCGCTGTTGGACGCCTACCGGTTCATGGTGGAAGACCTGGCCCGGCTGTCGCGCCTGGAGGCGGCGCCGACCGGAACGCGCGGCAAGCCGAGGGTGGCGGCAAGCGCCGTGACCGGCGGCGCCGAAATCTTCGTGCTCCTCGAAGGGATCCTCGATTTCGAAAGCGAGGCGCAGCGCCTGCAGAAGGAGATCACGAAGCTGGAAAAAGAGATCGTCGCCGCGCGCAAGAAGCTCTCCAACGAAGACTTCCTGACCAAGGCCCCATCGGACGTCGTAGAAAAAGAAAAGGAAAAGGCCGCGCGGCTCGGCGAGAAGATTGCAAAGATGCGGGTTCATTTCAGCCGCATCGAAACCATCCGCCAGAGCGCCGCCGTTCACTGA
- a CDS encoding amidohydrolase family protein, whose translation MTDNERNQDPPAENADLVISGGRVLTLNDRNEIFDPGTVAVGSGRILAVGPSEALSARFTARRVMDAAGCVVLPGLVNAHTHAAMTLFRGLADDLPLLEWLQRHIFPAEAQLTEEWVYRGTLLACAEMILSGTTTFCDMYLFEHKVAEAAKAAGMRALVGEVLYDFPSPHYGPIENGLKFTEALVQEWKGDPLISVAVEPHALYTCSPELLRRCHDLACRLDTRLIVHLSESEAEVAQIRERYGHRPVEHLERLGVLSERLIADHCVALSPSDIEMLAFHRVNVVHNPESNMKLASGIAPVPALLAAGVNVALGTDGCASNNNLDLFGEMNTCATLHKLAALDPAVLPAQVVLRMATRNGAAALGLGHTVGQITAGYFADIIVVDFQRPHLTPVYDPISHLIYAAKGSDVRHVIIHGRVVLEDGRLLTLDVEEVMAHVRSIAKKIAS comes from the coding sequence ATGACCGACAACGAAAGGAATCAGGACCCGCCGGCGGAAAACGCCGATCTTGTTATCAGCGGCGGCCGGGTGTTGACTTTGAACGACCGGAACGAAATCTTCGACCCGGGCACCGTGGCCGTGGGTTCGGGAAGGATCCTTGCGGTGGGCCCATCCGAAGCCCTTTCCGCCCGCTTCACCGCTCGCCGTGTCATGGACGCCGCCGGCTGCGTCGTGCTGCCCGGCTTGGTGAACGCCCACACCCACGCGGCCATGACCCTGTTTCGCGGCCTCGCGGACGACCTCCCCCTCCTGGAATGGCTCCAACGGCACATCTTTCCCGCCGAGGCCCAGCTCACCGAAGAATGGGTCTACCGCGGAACGCTACTCGCCTGCGCCGAAATGATCCTTTCCGGAACCACCACCTTCTGCGACATGTACCTGTTCGAACACAAGGTGGCGGAAGCGGCGAAGGCCGCGGGCATGCGGGCTCTCGTGGGCGAAGTCCTCTACGACTTCCCTTCTCCGCATTACGGGCCCATCGAAAACGGCCTTAAGTTCACGGAAGCCCTCGTCCAAGAGTGGAAGGGCGACCCGCTCATCTCTGTGGCCGTGGAGCCTCACGCCCTGTACACCTGTTCGCCGGAACTCCTCCGACGCTGCCACGACCTGGCGTGCCGCCTCGACACCCGCCTCATTGTCCACCTTTCCGAAAGTGAGGCGGAAGTGGCGCAGATCCGGGAACGCTACGGGCACCGCCCGGTGGAACACCTGGAAAGGCTCGGGGTACTGAGCGAACGGCTCATCGCCGACCATTGCGTGGCTTTGAGTCCCTCCGATATCGAAATGCTCGCCTTCCACCGGGTCAACGTGGTCCACAACCCGGAAAGCAACATGAAGCTCGCCTCCGGCATCGCCCCGGTCCCGGCGTTGCTTGCCGCCGGCGTGAACGTCGCCCTGGGAACCGACGGCTGCGCCAGCAACAACAACCTGGACCTCTTCGGGGAAATGAACACCTGCGCCACGCTCCACAAGCTGGCCGCCCTGGATCCCGCCGTACTGCCGGCCCAGGTCGTGCTGCGCATGGCCACGCGAAACGGAGCCGCCGCCCTGGGTCTCGGCCACACCGTCGGGCAAATCACAGCCGGCTACTTTGCCGACATTATCGTTGTCGATTTTCAGCGGCCTCATCTGACGCCCGTCTACGATCCCATAAGTCACCTGATCTACGCGGCCAAAGGGTCCGACGTCCGGCACGTGATCATCCACGGCCGGGTGGTCCTCGAAGACGGAAGGCTCCTCACCCTGGACGTGGAAGAAGTGATGGCCCATGTCCGATCCATCGCGAAAAAGATCGCATCGTGA
- a CDS encoding amidohydrolase, which yields MSDPSRKRSHRDVPRAEVPQQVDWLLSPVEWLVTCDEAFRVWAPGAVAVRGDTIVAVGSRDAVEGSFRGRRRKDLSGCIVCPGLVNTHVHGAMSVFRGIADDLPLQRWLKEIIFPIEAAHVNADLVYLGTLLSTVEMILGGTTTFCDGYFFEGTAAVAVRDSGIRAVLGQGILGFPTPDQPDPSKAMDRATAFLKSFPSGNHRLRPSLFCHAPYTCSPETLLWVKGICREHGCLFQTHLSETRSEVEDLTRKYGRRPVIFLDDLGILDAGTLCAHAVWVDEEEIARLAERRVAVSHNPQSNMKLGAGAAPVPRMLEAGLTVGLGTDGCASNNDLDLFGEMAAAARLHKVVTGNPVACSAQQVLRMATRMGARALGWDSDIGSIEAGKKADLIAVDCRSPHLTPLYDPVSHLVYAARSSDVSLVWVGGDLVVEDGKIRTVDEEKLRREVAALARRISRSLTFR from the coding sequence ATGTCCGATCCATCGCGAAAAAGATCGCATCGTGATGTACCTCGTGCCGAGGTGCCTCAGCAAGTCGACTGGCTGCTGAGTCCCGTCGAGTGGTTGGTGACCTGCGACGAAGCCTTTCGGGTGTGGGCTCCGGGAGCCGTCGCCGTACGGGGAGACACCATCGTCGCCGTCGGTTCACGAGATGCCGTGGAAGGTTCGTTTCGAGGCCGGAGGCGAAAGGACCTCTCCGGATGCATTGTATGCCCCGGACTCGTGAACACCCACGTGCACGGGGCCATGAGTGTCTTTCGCGGCATCGCAGACGATCTTCCACTCCAGAGATGGCTTAAGGAAATCATCTTTCCCATCGAGGCGGCTCACGTGAACGCCGATCTGGTCTACCTGGGAACCCTCCTTTCGACCGTCGAAATGATCCTTGGAGGAACCACGACGTTCTGCGACGGCTATTTCTTCGAAGGCACAGCGGCCGTAGCGGTGCGGGATTCCGGAATACGGGCGGTCCTCGGCCAGGGAATTCTCGGTTTTCCCACACCCGACCAGCCCGACCCATCCAAGGCCATGGATCGCGCAACGGCCTTCCTGAAATCCTTTCCGTCCGGCAACCACCGCCTGAGGCCGTCGCTTTTCTGCCACGCCCCTTACACCTGCAGCCCGGAAACCCTACTCTGGGTCAAGGGAATTTGCCGGGAACACGGCTGCCTCTTCCAGACCCATCTTTCCGAAACCCGCTCCGAAGTGGAAGACCTGACGCGAAAATACGGCAGGCGACCCGTGATCTTTCTGGATGATCTGGGTATCCTGGACGCCGGCACGCTTTGCGCTCACGCGGTGTGGGTCGACGAAGAGGAAATCGCCCGGCTGGCGGAGCGCCGCGTCGCCGTTTCTCACAATCCGCAAAGCAACATGAAGCTCGGCGCCGGAGCCGCCCCGGTTCCTCGAATGTTGGAAGCGGGCCTGACCGTGGGGCTCGGAACCGATGGTTGCGCCAGCAACAACGACCTGGACCTCTTCGGGGAAATGGCCGCCGCCGCGCGGCTCCACAAGGTGGTCACGGGAAACCCCGTGGCCTGCAGCGCACAGCAGGTGCTTCGGATGGCTACTCGAATGGGAGCACGGGCACTGGGGTGGGATTCGGACATAGGGAGCATCGAAGCCGGGAAGAAGGCGGACCTCATCGCCGTCGACTGCCGCAGCCCGCATCTGACGCCCCTCTATGACCCTGTGTCGCACCTGGTCTACGCGGCGCGATCCAGCGACGTGAGCCTCGTTTGGGTGGGCGGCGATCTGGTGGTCGAAGACGGGAAAATCCGGACGGTGGACGAGGAAAAACTCAGGCGGGAAGTGGCGGCCCTGGCCCGCCGCATTTCAAGGTCCCTGACGTTTCGCTAA
- the nadC gene encoding carboxylating nicotinate-nucleotide diphosphorylase — MENRGDAGFSSDLDDRLILALREDIGPGDVTTRAVVPSERESRARVVAREPFVLSGSCVFRRVFHLIDPELDIEEPYADGDAVPRDAEVFRIQGRTASILTGERLALNLVQRLSGVATATRLMVDAVSGTGCRILDTRKTTPLWRDLEKEAVRHGGGWNHRFGLFDGVLIKDNHVAAAGGVREAVKRARSHAPHTLKIEVEVDTLLQLDEALDAGADVILLDNFAVEDLRRAVRRAGGRALLEASGGITVGTVRAVAETGVDFISSGALTHSPRAVDLSLEMLR, encoded by the coding sequence ATGGAAAACCGGGGCGATGCGGGTTTTTCCAGCGACCTGGATGACCGATTGATCCTGGCGCTTCGCGAAGACATCGGACCGGGCGACGTGACCACTCGAGCGGTGGTGCCTTCCGAGCGGGAGAGCCGGGCGCGGGTTGTCGCTCGGGAGCCTTTCGTCCTCTCAGGATCCTGCGTGTTCCGGCGCGTCTTTCACCTCATCGACCCTGAACTGGATATTGAGGAGCCCTACGCGGATGGCGACGCGGTTCCCCGGGACGCGGAGGTGTTCCGGATCCAAGGACGGACCGCCTCGATCCTCACCGGCGAGCGCCTGGCTCTCAACCTGGTCCAGCGTCTTTCGGGAGTCGCCACCGCAACGCGGCTCATGGTGGACGCCGTCTCAGGCACCGGCTGCCGCATTCTGGACACGCGGAAAACCACGCCGCTGTGGCGCGACCTGGAAAAGGAAGCGGTGCGACACGGCGGAGGCTGGAACCACCGGTTCGGGCTTTTCGACGGCGTCCTCATCAAGGACAACCACGTCGCGGCAGCCGGAGGCGTTCGTGAAGCCGTAAAGCGGGCCCGATCCCATGCACCACACACCTTGAAAATCGAAGTGGAAGTGGACACACTACTGCAGCTGGACGAAGCCCTGGACGCAGGAGCCGACGTGATTCTCCTCGACAACTTCGCCGTGGAGGATCTCCGTAGAGCGGTCCGACGCGCCGGCGGACGAGCGCTCCTTGAGGCATCCGGAGGCATCACGGTGGGAACCGTCCGCGCCGTGGCCGAAACGGGCGTGGATTTCATCAGCTCCGGGGCGCTCACCCATTCGCCGCGGGCCGTCGACCTGAGCCTGGAAATGCTTAGGTAG
- a CDS encoding deoxyguanosinetriphosphate triphosphohydrolase, producing the protein MLNRGKPDQTDHVRGWIEERERVFLAPQAAKSAETLGRRRPEAECPLRTAFQRDRDRIVHCKAFRRLKHKTQVFLSPTGDHYRTRLTHTLEVSQIARTIGRALALNEDLIEAIALGHDLGHTPFGHGGERVLNEIVPGGFHHNRQSLRVVDHLEKDGRGLNLTHEVRDGILKHSKGRSHPILTEPDLRPMTLEGQVVRVADIVAYLNHDLDDAIRADILRPEDVPEDIRRSLGATHGERIHTLVRDTVRASLESGLSEIRLSPAMLEQVERLRAFLFDRVYDMPQILAEFERARKVIVDLYELFMNDDRIFEKEIGPLAPGVRREQRVCDHIAGMTDRYALELFKSLFLPRPWMKL; encoded by the coding sequence GCTCAACCGGGGAAAGCCGGATCAAACCGATCATGTGCGCGGCTGGATCGAGGAGCGGGAGCGGGTGTTCCTGGCGCCCCAGGCCGCCAAGAGTGCGGAAACGCTGGGCCGGCGGCGGCCCGAAGCCGAATGCCCTCTCCGCACCGCCTTCCAGAGGGACCGGGATCGGATCGTCCATTGTAAGGCCTTCCGGCGCCTCAAACACAAGACCCAGGTCTTCCTTTCCCCAACCGGAGACCACTACCGGACCCGCCTCACCCACACGCTGGAAGTATCGCAGATCGCTCGAACCATCGGCCGTGCCCTGGCCCTGAACGAAGACCTCATTGAAGCCATCGCCCTCGGCCATGACCTGGGGCACACGCCTTTCGGCCACGGCGGCGAACGGGTGCTAAACGAAATTGTCCCGGGAGGGTTCCATCACAACCGCCAGAGCCTCCGGGTCGTCGATCATCTTGAAAAGGACGGGCGCGGGCTGAACTTGACCCATGAAGTCCGTGACGGCATCCTGAAGCATTCTAAAGGACGGTCGCATCCCATCCTCACGGAACCCGACCTTCGGCCCATGACGCTCGAAGGCCAGGTTGTGCGCGTCGCCGATATCGTAGCTTATCTCAATCACGACCTGGACGACGCGATTCGCGCAGATATACTGAGACCGGAAGACGTTCCCGAGGATATCCGCCGCAGCCTGGGAGCGACCCATGGCGAGCGGATCCATACGCTGGTTCGGGATACGGTTCGGGCGAGTCTGGAGTCGGGGCTGTCCGAGATCCGGCTGAGTCCTGCCATGCTGGAGCAGGTCGAGCGCCTTAGGGCCTTTCTTTTCGATCGGGTCTACGACATGCCGCAGATCCTCGCCGAATTCGAACGCGCCCGCAAGGTGATCGTTGACCTCTACGAGCTGTTCATGAATGACGACCGGATCTTCGAGAAGGAGATCGGGCCGCTCGCGCCCGGTGTCCGGCGCGAACAGCGGGTGTGCGACCACATAGCGGGCATGACGGACAGGTATGCCTTGGAGCTTTTCAAGAGCCTCTTCCTTCCGCGGCCCTGGATGAAGCTGTGA